From Streptomyces sp. NBC_01754, a single genomic window includes:
- a CDS encoding 5-(carboxyamino)imidazole ribonucleotide synthase, whose amino-acid sequence MTFPVVGMVGGGQLARMTHEAGIPLGLRFKLLSDTPQDSAAQVVSEVVVGDYRDLDTLRDFARGCDVITFDHEHVPTEHLRALEADGVAVRPGPDALVHAQDKGVMRARLTEIGAPCPRHRVVTDPADAAAFAEEAGGFPVVLKTVRGGYDGKGVWVVRSEADAAEPFRAGVPVLAEEKVDFARELAANVVRSPHGQAVAYPVVESVQVDGVCDTVVAPAPGLDEQLAGEAQRLALRIAAELGVVGHLAVELFETRDGRILVNELAMRPHNSGHWTQDGAITSQFANHVRAVLDLPLGDPRPRAPWTVMCNVLGGDYPDMYQGYLHCMARDPQLKIHMYGKDVKPGRKVGHVNTYGDDLADVRERARHAADYLRGTITE is encoded by the coding sequence GTGACGTTTCCGGTAGTCGGCATGGTCGGCGGGGGTCAGCTCGCCCGTATGACCCACGAGGCGGGTATCCCCCTCGGCCTCAGGTTCAAGCTCCTCAGTGACACCCCGCAGGACTCGGCTGCCCAGGTGGTGAGCGAAGTCGTCGTCGGCGACTACCGCGACCTGGACACGCTGCGTGACTTCGCGCGCGGCTGCGATGTGATCACCTTCGACCACGAGCACGTGCCCACCGAGCACCTGCGGGCCCTGGAGGCGGACGGTGTCGCCGTCCGCCCCGGCCCCGACGCCCTGGTGCACGCCCAGGACAAGGGGGTGATGCGCGCCAGGCTCACCGAGATCGGCGCCCCCTGCCCCCGCCACCGTGTGGTCACCGACCCGGCCGACGCCGCCGCCTTCGCCGAGGAGGCCGGGGGCTTCCCCGTCGTCCTGAAGACGGTCCGCGGCGGATACGACGGCAAGGGCGTCTGGGTGGTCCGCTCCGAGGCGGACGCGGCCGAGCCCTTCCGGGCCGGTGTGCCGGTGCTCGCCGAGGAGAAGGTCGACTTCGCGCGGGAGCTGGCGGCGAACGTCGTCCGCTCCCCGCACGGCCAGGCCGTCGCCTACCCGGTCGTCGAGTCGGTCCAGGTCGACGGCGTCTGCGACACGGTCGTCGCCCCGGCGCCCGGACTGGACGAGCAGCTGGCCGGCGAGGCACAGCGGCTCGCCCTGCGGATCGCCGCCGAGCTGGGCGTGGTCGGCCACCTCGCCGTCGAGCTCTTCGAGACCCGCGACGGCCGGATCCTGGTCAACGAACTGGCCATGCGCCCCCACAACTCCGGGCACTGGACCCAGGACGGCGCGATCACCTCGCAGTTCGCCAACCACGTACGGGCGGTCCTTGACCTCCCGCTCGGCGACCCGCGCCCGCGCGCCCCCTGGACGGTCATGTGCAACGTCCTGGGCGGCGACTACCCGGACATGTACCAGGGCTACCTGCACTGCATGGCCCGCGACCCGCAGCTCAAGATCCACATGTACGGCAAGGACGTGAAGCCCGGACGCAAGGTCGGCCACGTCAACACCTACGGCGACGACCTGGCGGACGTGCGGGAGCGCGCCCGGCACGCGGCCGACTACCTGCGAGGAACGATCACCGAATGA
- a CDS encoding GtrA family protein → MSERGALRARLDLLAREVAKFGAVGALGLVVNIAVSNLIWRTTDIPVVRAGLMGTVVAILFNYVGFRYWTYRDRDKSGRTRELTLFLLFSAAGAVIETGVLYLATYGFGWNSPVQSNVFKVLGIGVATLFRFWSYRTWVFRALPVEEAVLSADRFLEPRRPADEVTAPGPVAH, encoded by the coding sequence ATGAGCGAACGGGGCGCGTTGCGGGCCCGGCTTGATCTGCTGGCCCGGGAGGTCGCCAAGTTCGGCGCGGTCGGCGCACTGGGGCTGGTCGTGAACATCGCCGTCTCCAACCTGATCTGGCGCACCACGGACATCCCGGTGGTGCGGGCCGGGCTGATGGGGACGGTCGTCGCCATCCTCTTCAACTACGTCGGCTTCCGCTACTGGACCTACCGGGACCGCGACAAGAGCGGCCGGACCCGAGAGCTGACGCTGTTCCTGCTGTTCAGCGCCGCGGGCGCGGTGATCGAGACGGGCGTGCTGTACCTCGCGACGTACGGTTTCGGATGGAACAGCCCGGTCCAGAGCAACGTGTTCAAGGTCCTCGGCATCGGGGTCGCGACCCTGTTCCGCTTCTGGTCGTACCGCACCTGGGTGTTCAGGGCGCTGCCCGTCGAGGAGGCCGTGCTCAGCGCGGACCGGTTTCTGGAACCACGGCGACCCGCCGACGAGGTGACCGCCCCGGGACCCGTCGCCCACTGA